A stretch of the Papaver somniferum cultivar HN1 chromosome 6, ASM357369v1, whole genome shotgun sequence genome encodes the following:
- the LOC113290983 gene encoding carbon catabolite repressor protein 4 homolog 1-like encodes MIYDEKICLCFRVQSDHFDEFFAPELDKHGYQALYKKKTTEVYTGTYAIDGCATFFRRDRFSHVKKYEVEFNKAAQSLTDVVVPITQKKAALSRLLKDNVALIAVLEAKFSNHGADTPGKRQLLCVGLL; translated from the exons GTTCAAAGTGATCATTTTGATGAGTTTTTCGCCCCTGAGTTGGACAAACATGGTTATCAAGCTCTCTACAAGAAGAAGACAACAGAG GTTTACACCGGGACTTATGCTATCGATGGTTGTGCAACATTTTTCCGAAGGGACAGATTTTCCCATGTGAAGAAATACGAG GTCGAATTCAACAAGGCTGCTCAGTCACTGACAGATGTTGTGGTCCCAATCACTCAGAAGAAAGCTGCTTTATCTCGACTTCTTAAG GATAATGTTGCGCTAATAGCGGTTCTGGAAGCAAAATTTAGCAACCACGGAGCCGATACTCCTGGAAAGCGGCAGCTTCTTTGTGTG GGTTTGCTGTAG